The sequence ATCCATTGCTCCCAGCTGGCAAGACGagttgcccacctccattcaaaattcCGACGCCCTCAATGTGTTCACgctgatgccataggggaacaaTATCAGGTGCTCGAGGTGGTGGGCACACTGTAGGAGTGACCTATTTCTCCTTTGGTACCGCCACAATGACCCAGTACCCACTTCACAGCAGAAGCTGCCAGCTCTGGGCTCTGTGCCCGCAGGTGAGGCACCGGCTCACTGCTGCTCTAGAATTGGCTTCAGTTGGTTTAAAAATGAAGCAGCCACCAGTTACACAAAAAGGTCCAGTGGTGACATCAGTGCTGGTGTCACCGAGTGTGGTAACCAAGACCCCCCACAGGGCCCCTGGGTGACTTGATCAACAGGGCACCTTAACAGGGAGGGGCTGCCATAGgggagatattttttttttttccatcatccAGATGAAGACTTGGCCCGTGTTGTCATACGCATCGGGAGTTCTTTAAAAACGCGTCACCATCTATTCGGTCTGCTATGGAGCTAAATAAATGGGAACAAAAACGGTCCCCTACATGGCGTCACTCTCAAGTGCCACTCGGACgcctttacttaaaaaaaagagtGAGGGCACACGCGCCAATATGGCGTCTTTATACAGCGGCTTCCACTTCATTCTGAGCTCTTCACCTGTGATGGTTACATTCTGTGCCCtggtcctgtcacacttgttcccagaTTGTCGCTCAGTCTGATCTCTACACTATTATGTGAGCCACTTTTGTAAGTCGCTtgggataaaagcgtctgctaagcaaatgcACGTAAACAAAGGAGGAAGCATTGTGGggacaaagaaagaagaagaataatgcTGGCCATTGTCAGAAGTTCGATTTTTCTGTGCGGTCAATCCAATCAAATGCCACACCTTTTACAGATGTAAACAGTCTGGAAGTGGTCTCACCTGGGGGGTCTCACCTTTACATGTGGGACGAACAGAAGTTAACACACGCGCGCCATCGCCCCCTGCACTTCACAGGTGGCCCACTCTTTCATTTTCACACGTCCAGACTGAGGCACTAAGGTCGTACTCACCCGCACCTTCGCTGCTCCGAATCGCCGGCTTGCGGTCCCCCGTCCCCCGCTATACCAGCCGCTCCCCTACCGGCGCACCATTCCCGGCTGTCCTTTTCAAGGTGCTCAGCTCCAGGGTCTTCTCGTTCTCGGTGCTCATGTCCATGCAGCTGTTCTCGTACACGTAACCGTTCGGGACCTCCCAGGTGACACGGCTCGGACTGCCGGCGCTCACCGCGCCTTGGACGGGCTCTTTCCGCCCGATGCTCATCCTCTCGGCGGCTTCCTCCAAAGTTTTCAAGCCTCTCTTCGAGAGTCGCTCAGAGACCTTCCTCGCCCACTGCGCAAATCGACTCTTTTTGGCGGACGGGTCCTTCCCGAGCTCCTCCAGAGACACTTCGATGTTGCCCGTGTACCATAAGATCCACCAGATTAGGCTCAGGAAAATGAGAATTGCGCCAGTGTAGATCAAGAAGTCACCGAAGAACCTGCCGTCGTACTGCACATTGGCGAAAATGCCGATAAGCACTAAAATAAAGCCGACGACGTCGAATCCTATGCCGAGCCAGAAGAGCGCAAAACAACGACTCATACACTTGGTCGCCATCGGACACGCGCCTCCCTACCTGAACTGCACGTCGTACCTGCACGCGACACCCGACTCTTCCGCTGACATCAGCAGCGTTTGAAGCTCCCGCCGTCCAACCCGCGCGGGGGTACGCGTGACGTCACATGTGAATATTTAAATAGACTGGCCGAGTAGTGCGCGCGGGCGCGCTCTCTCATTCACGCAAGAGCGCTTGGGTCCATTTGGCCGCCGTGAAAACTTCTTAATATTCTTCGGAGCGCCCGGAAATGGGGTCTGAAGTATACGGGGTGTGACGTTCTCAATAACTAACCGGATTAACTGCAGAATTATAACTTTCATGGAACACAAGGTGCAGTGGACAACCACACACAAAACCCTACAAGTACCTGGCAACTTCCCAGCTAGGACCCCTGGTGCCCAGGGGTCTCCTCCGCAGCGGCCTGTTTAATAATCCAACATTTAAGACTGAGCGCCATTCTCTGCAAATGGATTTTAGACTTCCTAGCCAACGGACCGGATGGAGTGAGGGAGGGGAGAGTTGAAGTCTATCCCATCAGGCAATAGGAcaggagacaggaacaatccctggacaggatgccagacaCATCAACAAAGTGGACTTTGTGGACTTTAGGGACCTCCAGAACCTGACTTGGTGTCAGATGTTCTTAATAATAGTGaagattctttacatttatattgtgcctttctaactgctcaaagtgcttcagtgagagGGGAgcctcttccaccaccactcatGTGTAgctcccacctggatgatgcgatggcagccatttttgcaccaattTGCTCCCCACACTTcagctattagatggtgaagtggtgagcaagatagccaattagagaccaGAATGAGGCCATGGTGGGCACTTCAGCCAGGACTTGGGGATTCACCCTGCTCTTTAGGAAGGAAGCcgagggatcttttatgaccaccaagagtcaggacctcagttttacgtctcatctgaaggacggcaccataTTTACAGCCCAGCGtcctcgtcactgcactggggcattggggtccacattcagaccacaaggtgagcgccccctgttggcctcactaacacctcttctagcagctaCCCCagcttttccaagatggtctcccatccaagtgctggccagacctgaacaggcttagcttcagcTGGTGTGGCTGCTGATGTTCTTGTCAAACTTGCTGTAAAGATCTAGTGAGTGGTCTGACTGTGCCCGTCTTGGTAACCAGGCCAtggcaaggtgaacacacacacctaCCCACACCACACTAGGGCCATTTTAGTGCTGCtgatccacctaacctgcctgtatgtggaaacccctgcagacacagggagcagcTGACATGCCAACTACTTTGGTCTCATTATTGAAGGCAGCCGCTTGACCAGTGTGCCACCCAGACTGGCATAAGAACATTAAATACTCGACAAACAGAAGGAGGCCATTTAGTCCATCAGGCTCGCtcgtttagttaatagctaaggcGCCATTGCTTGTGTTTTGGATTCCCGACGGCTGTTGACGTTTAATCTTTGTTTGTAGCGCATTATTATGACATTGGAGGGCTTGGTGACCTTGGAGGTCTCAGTGAGGGGACTCGTGTTTTAAGAAACCTCACGTCCTGCCTTGAGCGCGTTACTGGCCATATCAAGgttttgtgtgcgtgtgtgtctgagTGAGGGCACCATCAGTCAGCCAGACTGACACAAGATGGCAGTGCCCGTGGAGCTGAGCTTATCAAGCAGgatggcaggaagaggcgggctCAAGCGgctggaaaccggaagtgacgtccgaGGACTTTGAGCTGTCAATCTTTTGACCTGTGCATAGAGGAAGAGGAGGGGCATTAAAAGACAGCGCCCACCCTGGACTCGGGGTGGAATCTGAGGAGCCCACGTGCACCTGTGTGACCCGATATTCTGGTTTGGGGTGGTCACCACTGTTATggttatgcagttttcattttgttttaaattttctggTACATTTTAAAGAGTTTGAGAGAATGAGAATTTCCAATTGTGGCGTCATTTTAACAAAGTGAGAAATTTTtcacatttcaatttttaatttacgTGCCCCTCATTTTCTGGACTTTTGCGGTGGTGTCACTAGGGGGCTGTAGTGGCAAAGTGGTGACACCATCAGAGGGAGTGACCCCCAAATGACCCTGTGTAACATTTGTGTAAAGTGTTTGGGGCTGAACCCCAACCCCCGTCTGATGGGGTGTCCACTAATACTGCGGACCACCGCGCTGCACTAATCGGCCAGGCGCCCGCGCTCTGCATTGTCAATTCTCTGTTCATCAAGTCACCCAGGGGTCTCAATCCGGCCTTGGTTACCACACTCGGTGACAACACATCTGGTGGCagcttcatttttaaagtgattaTAGAGCAGCAGTGGGCCGGAGACTCACCCACGGGCACCAAGCCCAGAACTGGCAGCTTGTGTGGGTACCAAAAGAGAAAATGTCACTCCTACAGCCCCCTGCACGGAGCGTGCCCACCGCCTCAAGAAGCTGATATTGTAGCAGTTATTAAATCGGAAGGGTAGAGACAAATTGAGGCCATCGCAGTGCTTAAATATACGGATACATCAAATGTCACCGACGCCATTAGAGCCTCATCAGGAAGCATTAAAAAGATCAAAATGTAATTTGATCAGCTCACTGACTTGAAGGCTGTGGGCAGTTCACATGTAAACAGCACACACGCCACGCTGATGACCGTCATCTGTCATCCCCTCCGAGCGCACGCTCCGTTTATTAGGACAATTAAATGAACATCTGCACGTGTTTACTGCTCTGCTCCGTTTGCTTCTCAtcgtatttttctttttcattttcccttCTGTCTTGTCTGCTttgtgggttttttgtttttggttgtgccATTCCTGGAGTCGGACGAGTCGGGGTCGGTCCAGCCGGCCAGATTTCcatacagaattttttttgtatttcttggctTTATTTATAGTTGTggatcattttttgtattttttccgtGTCAATTGGTTTTGTATCATTTGACATTTTCTGCTTGTATATCATTTTTGAAGTTCTTGGCCATTCATCTTTTTGAATTCCTTTCAGTTTCATATCCACcttcaaaaaaggaaaagtgtgtgtctgtccagttactatatctctgtcattccaacagatggcgcatcacaaacatttacggtaattaaaatgcattgcacttgtcattctaacagatggcacatcctgAACATTAACACAGCTGTGATGATCCCCATAtccaatggcatataacagagacatgtatatttcatttgtcatttccaCCAGATGGCACCTCAGAAACACTGGCACAAATTCTTTTTATTACTGCGAATGTTGTGCCATCAGCTCATTTTGTCTTTTGGTGGGTAATCAGAAACACAGATAGAGTTCAGTATCTCCAGGTGGGGCAAACCACTTGCAGTCTAACAGCACTTTGGCCGCCTGCTTGTCTTTCGCTGAAGTGCCTCCATATATTCCTGACTGGCACACATTACCTTGAGAACAGTTGCTGTGAGCTGTCATTTTGTCTTACTGGCTCTCATTTTTGTCTGCTAGTTTGGCTTCTGTCTGTTTGGATTTGTCAC comes from Polypterus senegalus isolate Bchr_013 chromosome 17, ASM1683550v1, whole genome shotgun sequence and encodes:
- the LOC120517129 gene encoding transmembrane protein 238-like, which gives rise to MATKCMSRCFALFWLGIGFDVVGFILVLIGIFANVQYDGRFFGDFLIYTGAILIFLSLIWWILWYTGNIEVSLEELGKDPSAKKSRFAQWARKVSERLSKRGLKTLEEAAERMSIGRKEPVQGAVSAGSPSRVTWEVPNGYVYENSCMDMSTENEKTLELSTLKRTAGNGAPVGERLV